From Pirellulales bacterium:
TCAGCGTGTTGAGCGTAAAATCGCAAAAACGCCGCTGACGCTCCGAGATGCGATTCAAACGATGCGCGAGCACCTGGACTTCGCTCGAGAGCGCGCTGCGCAGGATCAACTTCTTCGCCGTGTAGGCTACTTCGTGGAAGTCGAAATGCCGGCCGAGAAAGCGATCGTAGGTCTTGATCACCGCCTGCCGCCCGACAGGATCGATGAACAACCCGCCCAGCGAATTGAGGAAGTCGTAGCCCGTGGTGCCCGCCGTGGCCCAATCCTGTGGCAAAGGCTCGGTCGGGCCAAGAATCTTTTCCACGACCACGTAGAGTGGCGGCGCGTGCTCGCCGGCAGAGGCGTCGCCGGCCGGAGGCAGATCGTTGGTCGCGTGGTCGAGCTTGGCGGGCAGCAATCGCTCGGGCGCCGGCCGGGCGTCGGCCTCTTGCCATAGAGCCGGCAGTTCGCTTCCCACGAGCGGTACCAGCGCCGCGAGTGTCGCCTCGGCCACGTCGTGCCAGGCGGCGCCCTCGACGGCCGTCGCGAACTCTCGCTCGAAGATTGCCCGGGCCAACGCTCGCACGAACTTCCATTGCAGGCGGCGCAGATACTCGCGCGGGTTGTAGAGGCCGTCGATATGATCGATGCGCAACCCCAGCACATCGCCGCGCACGAGCAGTTCCGTCACCAATCGATGCGCATGCTGGAAGACCTCGGCGTCCTCCATGCACACGGCGGCCAGCTCGTTGATGTCGAAGAAGCGGCGGTAGTTGATCTCGTCGGCCGCCGCTTTCCAGTGCGAGAGCCGATACGGCTGCCGGCGCAACAATTGATCGAGCGGATCGAACGTTTCCGGCTCGCCGACTTGGCCGTTGAACCACGCCACGCTGCGCTCGATGGCCACGGCGACGCCCGGTTCGCTCGCCACGAGCGCCGCGAGACGTCGACGCAGGATCTCTTTCTCGCGGCGTCGCTCGGCCATCGCGTCGGGAAACACCGTCAGCGTATCGGGCAGGTGTTCGAGTCCCGACCGAATGCTCTCGAATTCCCAAAGCGCCGGCGACTCTGGCCCCAACTCGCGGCGCAGCGTTTCACGATCGTGATCCAGCAGATCGGTCGTCGTCCGCGGATCGAGCGGAAACGACTGGTGAAAGTAGTTCACCGAGAAGCTGCCCTCGGCGAACGCCAGCTTCAACTGCCCCGCTTCGAGCACGTGACCATACTGATCGCCCAGGACGGGCAGCAGCACTTTGCCGGCCAGCTCGGCCTTGACCGGATACCAGTCGATATCGAAGTAATGTGCGAAGGGGGAGCTTTGCCCGTTCTCGAGGACGTCGCGCCACCAGGTGTTGTCGTCGCTGGTGATGCCCATGTGATTGGGCACGATGTCGAGTACCTGGCGCATGCCATGCTCGGCCAGCGTCGCGCACAGCGCCTCGAAATCGTCGGACGTCCCCAGCTCGGGATTCAAGCGATTGTGGTCGCAAACATCGTACCCGTGGCGGCTGCCTTGCCTGGCCTTCAGGTAAGGCGAGGCATAAAGATCGCTCACTCCCAGCGCCGCGAGATACGGCACCAGGGCTTGCACGTCGCGAAACGTGAAGTCGGCGTGCAACTGCACGCGGTACGTCGCATGCGGCACGGCGCGCCGACGGCGCAGCAGGTCGCGCACGCGATCGGCCACCTGCTCGGCGAGCTTGGCCGCGTCTAGCGTGGTCGCCATGACTGGGGCCCCCATATCACCAACTCGAACGGTTCGAGTACGCTCACTTCGTCGAGCGACGTTCGCTCCCCTGCATAACAAGATTGTGCCGTGCTGAGCACGGCGGTGGGCAGCTCGCCCAAAATGTCTGCCAGTTCGCCCGCGACGTCCGGACAGGCCTGCCTCGACTTGCTCAGATTGGCCACCGCCAACAAGGCTGGCTGTGCCCCGCGGCGCACGATGAGCAGTGGTGGCGGACCGTCATCGGCGCCGCGACGATCACCCCCGTCACCCGACACCACGCGTGCCGTCGTAGGGGCGATGTCGCGCAACGCCGGCCACGTACGCCGCGCGGACAACAGGTCGCGGTACAGCGCCCGCAGGCCGGCCGCCTCGCTCCCCGCTGGCCAGCTCCAGGTGAGCTTGGCCGCTTCGAACGTGGACAGCGCCTGCGGATCGAGTGGTTCCTTACTCCAGCGGAACGTGTGCCCGGCGAATTCCGCCGCGCGCCCCCGGCGCACCGCCTCGACCAGGCCGCGATCTTCGAACGAGCAGAAGAACGGAAAGGGTCGTTGCTCGCCATATTCCTCGCCCATGAAGAGCATCGGCACCCCCGGCGCGATCAGCAAGAGCGCCGCGGCCAGACGCTGTTCGGCCATCGAGAGCAGCGCGCCGAAACGATCGCTCTCCGCGCGATTGCCCACCTGGTCGTGATTCTGCAGACAGATCACGAAGCGATCGCGCGGCGCGTCCCCCGCAGGCATGCCATGCCGCCGCTGGCGATAATGACTGTAGCAGCCGTCGAGCACGAAGACGTCGTTGAACGACTTGGCCAGGTGCTCCGGCTGTCCGTAGTCCTGGTAGTAGCCGTCTCGCTCGCCCGTGAGCAGCGCGTGAACGCTGTGGTGAAAATCGTCGCTCCACACGCCATCGAGGCCGTAACCGCCGAGCGCGGGGGGGTTCACCAGGCGCAAGTCTTCCTGATTCGTTTCGGCAATGACGTGTGTCGTGCGACCTTGTTTCTCACCGGCTTCGTGCGCCACGGCCGCGATCTCGCTCAGCAGGTGCCGCGTGCCGAGATCGTAAATCTCTTGCGCTGCATCGAGCCGCAGCCCATCGAAGTGAAAATCGCGGATCCACATCCGCACGTTGTCGAGTACGAAGTGGCGCACGGGATCGCTGAACGCGCGATCGTAATTCAGCGCCCGACCCCACGGCGTGTGGTGATAATCGGCAAAGTAATGGCCGAAGCGCGAGAAGTAGTTTCCCTCGGGCCCCAGGTGGTTGTAGACCACGTCGAGAATCACGGCCAGCCCCGCCGCATGCGCCGCATCGACCAGACGCTGGAGCGCGCGAGGTCCACCATAGCTTTGCTGCACGGCAAAGGGATAGACGCCGTCGTAGCCCCAGTTGCGCGAGCCGGGGAACTGCGCCACGGGCATGATCTCGATCGCCGTCACCCCTAATTCGCGCAGCTCGGCCAAACGCGGAATGATCGCCTCGAACGTCCCCTCGCGCGTGAACGTGCCGGTGTGCAGCTCGTAGATCACCAATTCGCCTCGCGGCACGCCACGCCAGCCGCTGTCGGTCCAGCGAAAATCCTGCGGAAAGAAGACGGCTGAGGGGGTATGCACGCCGTCTGGCTGCCAGCGCGAGGCAGGATCTGGAAACTCTCCCTCCCCGTCGAGTCGATAAATGTATCGCTGCCCTTCGCGCACTCCCCGGGCGCGGTACGTGAAGAAGCCGTTGCCCGCCGGCTTCATCAGGTGCGCGCGGGGAGGCCCCTCGGTATGCAGCACCAGTTCGAGCTTCTGATGGCGCGGCGCCCAGATGTGCCATGCCACGCCGCCATCGGGCTGACGCAGCGCGCCCTGCTCGAAAAAGGGTGGATCGACCGGCAAACGGCTCATCGTGCAGATATTCTCCCGACGTGACGCCGCACCGCGGTACGCACCACGAACTTCGACCACATTCTATCAAGTGGCGCTCGAAGCTGGCACCCGACGGGCAGCCCGGATCCGCTGAAATGCCGCGATAACCTCGGGCAATTGCGCGAATTGCTCGAGGCTGTACTTGGCGCGGCGACACCAGTTGCGGCGCTCGTGCAACGTGCCCGGCACGTTGTGCGGCGCCAGCTCCTGCCAGAGATCCTCGATCGTCACCAGCAACATGCGGGCATCGCTCGTCACCAGCCATTCGAGACAGGCCGCCACCACGCTCCCCGCGTCGTCGGCATCGGCGGCCAGCAGTTGCTTGCCGCGCAGCCATTTCACGAGGGCCGCGCGCACCTCGGCACGCTCCTCATGCTCGACGTGGGCCTCCTCGGCCGAGAGCAACTTGAGATCCAGCCGGTCGTCGATATCGAGGCCCCGCCAGAAGGCGGCGAACATCGGCAGATCGTGCGTGTTGATGCTCGCCACCGCGCCGTGCGGCACCGGACGAATCGCGTCGTCCCCTTTCGGATCGAGCGAGAACTGCAGCACGTACAGGCCGTGGATGCCGTCGCGCTTCAGCGCGCGATTGACGTAGCGCGGCACGGTGCCGAGATTCTCGCCCACCAGCCACGCCCGGCGGCGGAACGATTCGATCTTGAGAATCGCGTAGAGCTCTTCGTCGCGGTAGCGCACGTACACGCCGTCGCGCGCGTCGAGACCGCTGGGCACCCAATACAGGCGATGCAGCCCCATCACGTGATCGATCCGCAACAAACCCGTGTATTGCAGATGATGCCGCAATACGTTGATCCAGTAGGCATAGTGCGTTTCGCGCAGGCGCTCGGGGTGAAGCGGCGGAAAGCCCCAGTTCTGTCCGCGCGTGAAGAACGCATCGGGAGGCGCACCCCCCGCCGCCGCGCGGGCAAAGACATCGCGATGCCGCCACACGTCGTAGCCATCGCCATTCACGCCCAACGGCAGATCGAGATACCAGATCAAGCCGCGCCGCTCGGCGTCGGTCGCCAGCCTGGCCAACTCTTCATCGGCCAGAAACTGCACGTACAGGTGATACTGCTCGTTGGCGCGCTCGCAGCAGTCGTCGCCGAGCCGGCCGTCGCGCGCGAGCGACGGCCAATTCAACCAGGGGCGCCCCAGCTTCTCGCACGCCGCGCGGAAGCGGGCATAATCTTCCACCTCGGGACGCCGGTGGACGAACTTCTCGAACGCCGCGCGACGCTCCGTGTGCCCCGCGAAAAACGCCGCGGCCATTCGCTCGAGCACTTGACGCTTCAAGCCCGCCTGGCGGCGATAGTCGACCCAACCCGCCCCTCGCAACTCGGCCAGCGCCTGTTGAAACTCGGGCGAAGCCACGAGCGACGCGGCCTCGGGCGACGCGGCCAGCTCCGGGGCGCGCTCGACATCGAGATACATCTCTTCCCAAAAGAGTCGCGTGGCGGGGGAATAGGGGCTCACGCCGTCGTCGTGATCGGAAAACGACGCCAGAATCGGCAACGTCGCTACACAGTGTCCTCCCTGGTCGGCCACCCAGTCGGACAACGCGTGCAGATCGCTCAAATCGCCGGCGCCCCAACTTCGCGAGGTGTGCAGCGCGTAGAGGGGCAGGAACACGCCCCATTGCCGCGCGTTGGCCCCCGCCGCGCCTTGATAGGCCTGTTTCGGCGCGGCAAGGATCAACACCTCGAACTGCCGGCCATGTAAGCGCAGGATGAGCTTGTGGTAGCCCAATTCCAGGGCCCCCGGCAACGGGCAGCGCAACAGCACGTGACGCTCTCCGGCGATCTCGAGATGCCCCGCCAGGTGCAGGTCCTCGACCAGATTCACAAACGTGAACGTCTCGCCCGTCTCGAGGAACAGCTCTCCTTCGAGCCGCCCCGTGGCGCGCGACTCGGGCAGCCGCAGCCCCACCGTGTCGATCGCGCCCATCTTGACTACCGCCACCGGTTCGACCCACGCGGCGTTCTGCGCGGACTCGAAGGCGCGGAGCGCCTCGGGCACGTCCTCGTACGTTTCGAGCGGCGCGCCAAAACCCTGCAACGTGGCGAGCATCGCCCGCGGCGTGGCGTTTTGGCGCGTGCCGCTCACATCCTCGTACGAGGTCTGCAAGCCATGAGCACGAGCGAGCTTCTTCAGAGCGGCCAAATGCTTCGGAGCGGCCATCGTCAGGTTGTCCCATCCACGAGTTGCAAAATGCCTTCCAACGGAATTCGCGCCCATACCGGCCGGTCGGCCAACTCATCGACCAGCTCGTCCAGCATGCGCTCGAACAAGAAGAAGCGCAGCAGTTCGTGGCATTCCTCGGGCTTCGACGGAACGAACGGTGCATCGTGAATCGCCTGCAAGTACGCGTCGAAGAACGCGGCCGCCGTCCAGCGCCGCCACTGCTCGGCCCAAGGCTCGAGCTGCGTGTAGTCGGCCGGGCGGTCCTGCTTGGTGAACTCCTGCAAGGCGGCGAACGCCACATAATCGAACGAGCGCACCATGCCCGCGATATCGCGCAACACGCACTGCTTGGCCCGGCGCTGCACCAAGGGGCGCGCCGCCTCTCCTTCAAAGTCGAGGATGACGTAGTCATTCTCGACCCACAGCACCTGACCCAGGTGATAGTCGCCGTGAATGCGAATCTTCATCACCGCCAGCTCTTCGGCGGGCTGCTGGCTGAAGCGCGTCACCAGCCGCGGAATCTCATCAAGCACCTGCTCGGCCAGCGGCAACCAGGGGGCGGGCAATATCTCCAGCCGCGCCGAAAGCCGACTCTGTGCCAGGCGACCTCGTTCCCCCAGGCGCTTTACGAACGTGGCGACATCGCTCGAGTTCAACGGCTCGGGCTTGAAGAGCGGATCTTGCCGCTCATCGGCCAGCGCCAGGTGCAGCTCGCCCGTGCGCTGCCCCAACAGTGCCGCGGCGGCCAGCGCCGGACCGATCCGCTCGGCAACGAACGCCGGCGGTTCTGCCTGGGCGCGGATGGCTTGGGGCTCCGACTCGATCCCGGCCGAAGAGGCCGTGGTCGAGTCCGTATACGCCCGCTCGTAATACTGACCCAGCATGTCGAGCAGACGTTCCCAGGCGTCTCCCTGGTTGGGCACGAATTCTTGCAGCAGGGCCAGCGTCGTGGGCTCGCGCCGCAGCGGCTGGTATTCGATCGCCCCCGCCGTGCGCGGCACGCGATTGAACTGCACCCGTTCGGTAAGAAAGCGCCCGATCTCGTAGTCGGGATTCGGTCCCGGCTCCAGCCGGCGAAACATCTTGAGCGCGAAACGCTCGTTGAAAAAAACGGTCGAGTTGGCCTGGTTCGTCGTGTTGGGCCGAATCGAGAGGGTCGTGGGATCCACCTCGCCGCGAATATCGGCCAGGGCCCGCATCGCGGTGGTCCGCAGTTCACCAACTTGGGTGGGCCATTTGACGGGCGATTCGATCGCGCGGAACATTTCGGCACAGGCCGCCTCGTCCACCAGCGCATCGTACAGGATGCCCATCGTCGCGCCCGACTGCAGTTGCGCCACGATCGCGCTCGGCTGCCAACGAGCGATCGTTTCTGCCTGCTGCCCGAGGGCGATCGCCAAGGGCACGAAGTAGGACTCGCTCGCGCCGCCGCTGTACGCCGCGTCGACCACGGCCAGGATCGTGGGGAGCGCGCCGCCATTGAGCAGCGCCCAATCGCGAATGGTAACCGTTTCGAGCGTTCTCGATTTCGTGCTGAACCAGCGCTGCTGCTGGAGAAATCGCGGCAGCGCGCTGCGTTCGAGCCTCGCCCGAATCTGTCCTTCAGTGATGGTCGACCACCCGCCGGGAAGGGTCACCTTGGGCAATGCGCCGATCGCTTCGTCCGAAGGCGCCACGGCGTGGACTGTGATCTGCTCCGGATTGTGCTCCAAACGAAACCAATAGAACGAGTGGGGCCCCAGCGTGACGAAATAGGGCAACTCGCCGATCGGTGGAAACTGCACGTGGCCGAACAACTCGACCGGCGTGCGCCCGGCAAACTCCGACAAGTCCAACTCCGCCGGCTGGACGAACCGCGACAGGTTCGCCACGACGAGAATCACGTCTTCCTCGTAGCGCCGCAGATACGCCAGGACCTTGCGGTTCGTCGGATACAGAAACTGCATCTCGCCGCGGCCAAACGCCGTAAAACGTTTGCGCAGCGCGATCAGTCGCTTCATCCAGTGCAAGAGGGACGAAGGATCGCGCTGCTCGGCCTCGACGTTCACCGCCTGGTAGCCGTACACGGGGTCCATGATGATCGGCGAATAGAGCTGGGCGAAGTCGGCCTTCGAAAAGCCCGCGTTGCGATCCCCCGTCCATTGCATCGGGGTGCGCACGCCGTTGCGATCGCCGAGATAGATATTGTCTCCCATACCGATCTCGTCGCCGTAGTAGACGATCGGCGTGCCCGGAAACGAGAACAGCAAACTGTTGAGCAGCTCGATGCGGTGGCGACTGTTGCCCAAGAGCGGCGCCAGCCGGCGGCGAATGCCCAGGTTCAACCGCGCCTGCGGATCCGACGCATACTCGCGATACATGTAGTCGCGCTCTTCGTCGGTCACCATCTCGAGCGTCAGTTCGTCGTGATTCCGCAGGAAGAGCGCCCATTGGCACTCGGGCGGAATCTCGGGCGTCTGCCGCATGATCTCGATGATCGGGTGCCGATCTTCCTGCCGCAGCGCCATGAACATGCGCGGCATGAGCGGAAAATGAAACACCATGTGACACTCGTCGCCGTCACCGAAATAGGGACGCACGTCGAGGGGCCACTGGTTCGCCTCGGCCAGGAACATGCGATCCTGATAACCGGCGTCGA
This genomic window contains:
- the treY gene encoding malto-oligosyltrehalose synthase codes for the protein MATTLDAAKLAEQVADRVRDLLRRRRAVPHATYRVQLHADFTFRDVQALVPYLAALGVSDLYASPYLKARQGSRHGYDVCDHNRLNPELGTSDDFEALCATLAEHGMRQVLDIVPNHMGITSDDNTWWRDVLENGQSSPFAHYFDIDWYPVKAELAGKVLLPVLGDQYGHVLEAGQLKLAFAEGSFSVNYFHQSFPLDPRTTTDLLDHDRETLRRELGPESPALWEFESIRSGLEHLPDTLTVFPDAMAERRREKEILRRRLAALVASEPGVAVAIERSVAWFNGQVGEPETFDPLDQLLRRQPYRLSHWKAAADEINYRRFFDINELAAVCMEDAEVFQHAHRLVTELLVRGDVLGLRIDHIDGLYNPREYLRRLQWKFVRALARAIFEREFATAVEGAAWHDVAEATLAALVPLVGSELPALWQEADARPAPERLLPAKLDHATNDLPPAGDASAGEHAPPLYVVVEKILGPTEPLPQDWATAGTTGYDFLNSLGGLFIDPVGRQAVIKTYDRFLGRHFDFHEVAYTAKKLILRSALSSEVQVLAHRLNRISERQRRFCDFTLNTLRQALREVLTCFPVYRTYIDSADVSEEGRHVVLQAVAQARRRNPTLDGALFDFIRDVFLSADWATKESANYYERMLFVGRCQQITSPAMAKGIEDTAFYQYVPLVSENEVGGDPPHSVTTVEAFHRDNLERRTQRPNSLTCTTTHDTKRSEDVRARISVLSEVPHLWRVALNRFARWNRRFRREVDGEEAPSRNAEYLFYQSLLGVWPLVRPDEVALRELTARMQTYMEKATREAKLRTSWINPHAEYDRAVAEFVAHALDPVRSARFLQELQAFHERIVDWGLYTALSQTFGKLLSPGVPDIYQGQELWDFSLVDPDNRRPVDYDRRRAALDEFTAAEQRQDGSLYEMARQLGRHVRDERAKLFVTWRALQFRRAHARLFGEGEYRPLEVRGGQAAHVCAWSWQGAAPDEGAIAVMPRLLARLTPAAEGEMTPPPLGPAIWGDTMLVAEGLAGVKFRQVFTGEELAWRDEGVPLAEVLADFPVALLEKA
- the treZ gene encoding malto-oligosyltrehalose trehalohydrolase — protein: MSRLPVDPPFFEQGALRQPDGGVAWHIWAPRHQKLELVLHTEGPPRAHLMKPAGNGFFTYRARGVREGQRYIYRLDGEGEFPDPASRWQPDGVHTPSAVFFPQDFRWTDSGWRGVPRGELVIYELHTGTFTREGTFEAIIPRLAELRELGVTAIEIMPVAQFPGSRNWGYDGVYPFAVQQSYGGPRALQRLVDAAHAAGLAVILDVVYNHLGPEGNYFSRFGHYFADYHHTPWGRALNYDRAFSDPVRHFVLDNVRMWIRDFHFDGLRLDAAQEIYDLGTRHLLSEIAAVAHEAGEKQGRTTHVIAETNQEDLRLVNPPALGGYGLDGVWSDDFHHSVHALLTGERDGYYQDYGQPEHLAKSFNDVFVLDGCYSHYRQRRHGMPAGDAPRDRFVICLQNHDQVGNRAESDRFGALLSMAEQRLAAALLLIAPGVPMLFMGEEYGEQRPFPFFCSFEDRGLVEAVRRGRAAEFAGHTFRWSKEPLDPQALSTFEAAKLTWSWPAGSEAAGLRALYRDLLSARRTWPALRDIAPTTARVVSGDGGDRRGADDGPPPLLIVRRGAQPALLAVANLSKSRQACPDVAGELADILGELPTAVLSTAQSCYAGERTSLDEVSVLEPFELVIWGPQSWRPR
- the malQ gene encoding 4-alpha-glucanotransferase, whose amino-acid sequence is MAAPKHLAALKKLARAHGLQTSYEDVSGTRQNATPRAMLATLQGFGAPLETYEDVPEALRAFESAQNAAWVEPVAVVKMGAIDTVGLRLPESRATGRLEGELFLETGETFTFVNLVEDLHLAGHLEIAGERHVLLRCPLPGALELGYHKLILRLHGRQFEVLILAAPKQAYQGAAGANARQWGVFLPLYALHTSRSWGAGDLSDLHALSDWVADQGGHCVATLPILASFSDHDDGVSPYSPATRLFWEEMYLDVERAPELAASPEAASLVASPEFQQALAELRGAGWVDYRRQAGLKRQVLERMAAAFFAGHTERRAAFEKFVHRRPEVEDYARFRAACEKLGRPWLNWPSLARDGRLGDDCCERANEQYHLYVQFLADEELARLATDAERRGLIWYLDLPLGVNGDGYDVWRHRDVFARAAAGGAPPDAFFTRGQNWGFPPLHPERLRETHYAYWINVLRHHLQYTGLLRIDHVMGLHRLYWVPSGLDARDGVYVRYRDEELYAILKIESFRRRAWLVGENLGTVPRYVNRALKRDGIHGLYVLQFSLDPKGDDAIRPVPHGAVASINTHDLPMFAAFWRGLDIDDRLDLKLLSAEEAHVEHEERAEVRAALVKWLRGKQLLAADADDAGSVVAACLEWLVTSDARMLLVTIEDLWQELAPHNVPGTLHERRNWCRRAKYSLEQFAQLPEVIAAFQRIRAARRVPASSAT
- the treS gene encoding maltose alpha-D-glucosyltransferase; translated protein: MRHDPRDRSSPEWYKDAIIYQLHVRAFFDANGDGIGDFSGLIEKLDYLQDLGVTALWLLPFYPSPLRDDGYDIADYFGVHPSYGTVRDFRQFVREAHRRDMRIITEIVINHTSDQHPWFQAARRAPRGSSKRNFYVWSDSDEKYREARIIFTDTERSNWTWDPVAETYYWHRFFHHQPDLNFDNPVVFKAVTRVMRHWLDMGVDGVRLDAIPYLIEREGTNCENLPETHRVLRALRRELDAGYQDRMFLAEANQWPLDVRPYFGDGDECHMVFHFPLMPRMFMALRQEDRHPIIEIMRQTPEIPPECQWALFLRNHDELTLEMVTDEERDYMYREYASDPQARLNLGIRRRLAPLLGNSRHRIELLNSLLFSFPGTPIVYYGDEIGMGDNIYLGDRNGVRTPMQWTGDRNAGFSKADFAQLYSPIIMDPVYGYQAVNVEAEQRDPSSLLHWMKRLIALRKRFTAFGRGEMQFLYPTNRKVLAYLRRYEEDVILVVANLSRFVQPAELDLSEFAGRTPVELFGHVQFPPIGELPYFVTLGPHSFYWFRLEHNPEQITVHAVAPSDEAIGALPKVTLPGGWSTITEGQIRARLERSALPRFLQQQRWFSTKSRTLETVTIRDWALLNGGALPTILAVVDAAYSGGASESYFVPLAIALGQQAETIARWQPSAIVAQLQSGATMGILYDALVDEAACAEMFRAIESPVKWPTQVGELRTTAMRALADIRGEVDPTTLSIRPNTTNQANSTVFFNERFALKMFRRLEPGPNPDYEIGRFLTERVQFNRVPRTAGAIEYQPLRREPTTLALLQEFVPNQGDAWERLLDMLGQYYERAYTDSTTASSAGIESEPQAIRAQAEPPAFVAERIGPALAAAALLGQRTGELHLALADERQDPLFKPEPLNSSDVATFVKRLGERGRLAQSRLSARLEILPAPWLPLAEQVLDEIPRLVTRFSQQPAEELAVMKIRIHGDYHLGQVLWVENDYVILDFEGEAARPLVQRRAKQCVLRDIAGMVRSFDYVAFAALQEFTKQDRPADYTQLEPWAEQWRRWTAAAFFDAYLQAIHDAPFVPSKPEECHELLRFFLFERMLDELVDELADRPVWARIPLEGILQLVDGTT